One genomic segment of Anguilla anguilla isolate fAngAng1 chromosome 2, fAngAng1.pri, whole genome shotgun sequence includes these proteins:
- the LOC118220856 gene encoding WD repeat-containing protein on Y chromosome isoform X3, with the protein MSGIRKNKNNPWKVYEKETPSSIKCFNQKRNLYFEEELRLEHLHLLKEAFANHVPLDFGSPLRVSTNELAGGHQPVSGSRRQAGSMSLEEFQAALSAMLGSERWASQTEQLFNKVSSPLYPHHSQTPPATSQWLQTCSHLFPSQADASCDGFVDWGKFCTYMLLRYREKDYSAQPRDGLLTTQPLIRHCHYNKQEPNTCMLAVPHPSPLRFVSISREGILTIWNRNLHPLKSLELSGDPGDEGGNKRRLRYWTTDAVYMPNIHKIAVATTSRDLHFFDVSTGNVFEEFVLFGIKNVPTSLCYWFDTKSPGNRSVLLWGDDEGGVSLMWFLDPQTGLFEMPFSNENGPRRIFMQDIGVHSRLTSYKLIPLIHQEPINRIAYEPQAGLIITSSGSASTSVVIIDASLKKKSYIWKINKGVKCFDFCKSRTLLVTAGMDSFVRLWNQYVTSRPVAILSGHHTTVLDVAIYEPLAQIFSYSMDAVLKVWDLVSQHCLRTLLLKFPCVQAGHPLEHGNFPLLLLSAAPHVLLVSCRDYLGLLHLQHRDTEGGEPLTHSTPLTGALYNPLFKQVVTGSAGSSVAVWDVETGTKCLHVRNAHGQEEITCMAFDTSQHQLITGARNGTIKVWDMHNGCNLHKLEAVAVAEVTGVVSLPDNKLLAVGWSQQIAQYSVTNHNDIYVQADMSWKAGQLHKDDILAVDYCPALGLLATGSFDGEMIIWTLSTQRPLLYLQRALDARAHPDFVEDTSGKTSTKAGLVPPSSCHGGKYGSEEGRLAPVDRLLFLQHRARGGQRRSRPLLVSSAAGCLSWWSVAGPGRRRGYFYAPERADVSVLGLSSDQENHLLVSGDTAGSVQVWDISQFALEAGDQTGPDRPPLLHSWRAHVSAVVSVELLVYSEQLFLISASADRTARLWASDGRYVGRFGQEQKWSLCDPATYRHPRDPWGRQTEVTEDEDDEKEEEVEMERGVTKRSRENASTSDQASSAGAGLSSFPPLVPGETQTAVLNPSNSPGHKEHTKIALGLQVEKDLQRKLAARQECRKAFGHIDVNKLSRTGNICTPFQALSMQECQEVPFPSSLPLTPWMTRLKAVREADLGVLSRTSPSSDDQGGDVV; encoded by the exons TTTCAACCAGAAACGGAATTTGTACTTTGAGGAGGAGCTGCGGTTGGAGCACCTGCACCTCCTCAAGGAAGCCTTCGCCAACCACGTTCCCTTGGATTTTGGGTCCCCACTAAGGGTCAGCACCAATGAACTGGCCGGCGGCCATCAGCCGGTGAGTGGATCcaggaggcaggcaggcagcatGAGCCTCGAGGAGTTCCAGGCTGCCTTAAGTGCCATGCTGGGCTCAGAGCGCTGGGCTAGCCAGACAGAGCAGCTGTTTAATAAGGTAAGCTCTCCCCTCTACCCCCACCATTCACAGACCCCTCCAGCCACATCGCAGTGGCTGCAGACATGCAGTCACCTCTTCCCCTCACAGGCAGATGCTTCCTGTGATGGGTTTGTGGACTGGGGCAAGTTCTGCACCTACATGCTGCTGCGCTACAGGGAGAAGGACTACAGCGCACAGCCCAGAGATGGCCTTCTGACAACCCAGCCTCTGATCAGGCACTGCCATTACAACAAG CAAGAGCCGAACACTTGTATgctggcagtgccccacccgTCACCCCTGCGCTTTGTTAGTATCAGCAGGGAAGGCATCCTCACCATCTggaacagaaacctgcacccactAAAGTCACTGGAG CTCTCAGGGGACCCTGGCGACGAAGGGGGCAACAAGAGAAGGCTCAGATACTGGACCACTGATGCTGTGTACATGCCCAACATCCACAAGATTGCTGTGGCAACCACCAGCAGGGACTTACACTTCTTTGATGTCTCTACAGGCAATGTTTTTGAAGAGTTCGTCCTGTTTG GGATAAAAAATGTACCAACCTCTCTTTGCTACTGGTTTGACACTAAG TCTCCCGGAAATCGCTCTGTACTGCTGTGGGGGGACGATGAGGGGGGTGTGAGTTTGATGTGGTTCCTGGACCCTCAAACAGGGCTGTTTGAGATGCCCTTCAGTAATGAAAATGGCCCCCGCAGAATCTTCATGCAG GACATTGGTGTACACAGCAGGCTGACTTCCTATAAGCTCATACCACTTATACATCAAGAGCCTATCAATAGGATTGCTTATGAGCCCCAAGCAGGCCTTATCATTACATCATCAGGAAGCGCCTCTACCTCAGTGGTCATCATAGATGCTTCCCTGAAAAAGAAATCCTACATCTGGAAAATCAACAAG GGTGTGAAATGCTTTGACTTCTGCAAGTCTCGTACCCTGCTGGTGACAGCAGGCATGGACTCATTCGTCAGGCTGTGGAACCAGTACGTGACTAGCCGTCCAGTGGCTATCCTGAGCGGACATCACACCACTGTGCTGGATGTGGCAATCTATGAACCCCTGGCACAGATCTTCAGCTACTCCATGGATGCT GTGCTGAAGGTGTGGGACCTTGTGTCACAGCACTGTTTGAGGACCCTGCTGCTGAAGTTCCCCTGTGTGCAGGCGGGGCATCCTCTGGAGCACGGAAActtccctctcctgctgctgtcagccgCACCCCACGTGCTGCTGGTGTCCTGCCGGGACTACCTGGGCCTGCTgcacctccagcacagggacactgagGGGGGAGAGCCCCTCACCCATAGCACCCCTCTCACCGGGGCGCTCTACAACCCCCTCTTCAAACAG GTGGTGACCGGGAGTGCCGGCTCCTCAGTGGCTGTGTGGGATGTTGAGACGGGGACAAAATGCCTGCATGTGAGGAATGCTCATGGGCAGGAGGAGATCACCTGCATGGCCTTCGACACCTCACAACACCAACTTATTACTGGGGCACGCAACGGCACCATCAAG GTGTGGGACATGCATAATGGATGCAATCTTCACAAGCTGGAGGCTGTTGCTGTGGCTGAAGTCACAGGGGTCGTCAGTCTCCCTGACAACAAGCTTTTGGCTGTGGGCTGGAGTCAACAGATAGCTCAGTACAGCGTCACAAACCATAAT GATATCTATGTACAGGCAGACATGTCCTGGAAGGCTGGTCAGCTGCACAAGGATGATATCCTGGCTGTGGATTACTGCCCGGCCCTGGGGCTTCTGGCTACTGGTAGCTTTGATGGAGAGATGATCATCTGGACCCTGAGCACTCAAAGACCCCTGCTCTACCTACAGAGAGCGCTGGACGCCAG GGCTCATCCTGACTTTGTGGAGGACACCTCAGGGAAGACCAGCACTAAAGCAGGCCTGGTTCCTCCCAGCTCCTGCCATGGTGGCAAATACGGCTCAGAGGAGGG GAGGCTGGCTCCAGTGGACCGGCTGCTGTTCCTGCAGCACCGAGCACGGGGAGGCCAGCGGAGGAGCAGGCCTCTCCTCGTCAGCTCCGCGGCGGGGTGCCTCAGCTGGTGGAGCGTCGCCGGGCCCGGGCGCAGACGCG GGTACTTTTATGCCCCAGAGAGGGCCGATGTGTCTGTACTGGGGCTGAGCTCTGACCAGGAGAACCACCTCCTTGTTTCTGGGGACACGGCAGGCTCCGTGCAGGTGTGGGACATCTCACAGTTCGCCCTGGAGGCAGGAGACCAG ACAGGCCCAGAccgcccccctctcctgcaCAGTTGGAGAGCTCATGTCAGCGCAGTGGTCAGTGTGGAGCTGCTCGTTTACAGCGAACAGCTCTTCCTCATTAGTGCCTCCGCGGACCGGACCGCCCGTCTGTGGGCCAGTGACGGCCGCTATGTGGGTCGGTTCGGGCAGGAGCAGAAGTGGAGTCTGTGTGATCCGGCTACCTATCGGCATCCCAg AGACCCTTGGGGCCGACAAACAGAAGTTACagaggatgaagatgatgagaaggaggaggaggtggagatggagcGGGGCGTAACGAAGAGATCCCGAGAGAACGCTTCGACATCTGATCAGGCCAGCTCAG CAGGTGCAGGACTGTCGTCATTTCCTCCATTGGTCCCCGGGGAAACACAGACTGCTGTCCTGAACCCTTCAAACAGCCCTGGACACAAAGAACACACCAAG ATTGCACTGGGGCTGCAGGTGGAGAAGGATCTGCAGAGAAAGCTAGCTGCCCGGCAAGAGTGCCGCAAAGCATTTGGCCACATCGACGTCAACAAGCTTTCCCGTACTGGCAATATCTGCACTCCATTCCAAGCTCTGTCAATGCAG GAGTGCCAGGAGGTGCCGTTTCCCAGCAGTTTACCCCTGACCCCTTGGATGACAAGGCTGAAGGCAGTGAGGGAGGCTGACCTAGGTGTGCTGTCTCGGACCAGCCCCAGCTCAGATGACCAGGGAGGAGACGTGGTTTGA